In a genomic window of Streptomyces pristinaespiralis:
- a CDS encoding GntR family transcriptional regulator — MTAEVDPAVLAGDRALLGRSSTADRVADILRTRISEGYLPPGSKLSEDAIGGALGISRNTLREAFRLLTHERLLVHELNRGVFVRMLTVQDVTDIYQVRRIIECAAVRGLGAPPYDLGHAEAAVAEGEKAAKEGAWRDLGTANIHFHHAVVALARSRRLDDLMRGILAELRLVFHAMDNPRGFHEPYLERNREILSALRAADRAKAELLLAAYLDDAEQQLVERYSELLGQ, encoded by the coding sequence ATGACAGCCGAGGTCGACCCCGCCGTGCTCGCCGGCGACCGTGCCCTGCTCGGACGCTCGAGCACCGCCGACCGGGTCGCGGACATCCTGCGCACGCGCATCTCCGAGGGGTACCTGCCGCCGGGGAGCAAGCTGTCGGAGGACGCGATCGGCGGCGCCCTGGGCATCTCCCGCAACACCCTGCGCGAGGCGTTCCGCCTGCTCACGCACGAACGGCTGCTGGTCCACGAGCTCAACCGCGGTGTCTTCGTCCGCATGCTGACCGTGCAGGACGTCACCGACATCTACCAGGTGCGCAGAATCATCGAGTGCGCGGCGGTACGCGGCCTCGGCGCCCCGCCCTACGACCTGGGCCACGCGGAGGCGGCGGTCGCGGAGGGCGAGAAGGCCGCGAAGGAAGGCGCCTGGCGCGACCTGGGCACCGCGAACATCCACTTCCACCACGCCGTGGTGGCCCTCGCCCGCAGCAGGCGCCTGGACGACCTGATGCGCGGCATCCTCGCCGAACTGCGCCTGGTCTTCCACGCGATGGACAATCCGCGCGGCTTCCACGAACCGTATCTGGAGCGCAACCGCGAGATCCTCTCCGCCCTCAGGGCGGCGGACCGCGCCAAGGCCGAACTGCTGCTCGCCGCGTATCTCGACGACGCGGAGCAGCAGTTGGTCGAGCGGTACTCCGAACTTCTCGGCCAGTAG
- a CDS encoding ArsR/SmtB family transcription factor — protein sequence MSDEATATDRIFKALADPTRRLLLDRLREHNGQTLQQLCEHLAMARQSATQHLDVLVRAGLVIVVRRGRERLHYLDPGPIHRIEERWISEFDRPRLQALSAIKHKAEEYAMTDASPSVPTYVYVTYIRASAEQVWKALTDADLTARFWGHANVSDWQPGSTWEHRRVDGSDKVDVVGRVIESEPPKRLVITFEDPQGAGSPEGASVVTFLVEPHQDIVRLTVTHENLPDQEMLDGISQGWPAVLANLKSLLETGEVLPQAPWDM from the coding sequence GTGAGCGACGAGGCGACAGCGACGGACCGCATCTTCAAGGCGCTGGCCGATCCCACCCGGCGGCTCCTGCTCGACCGCCTGCGCGAACACAACGGCCAGACGCTGCAGCAGCTGTGCGAACACCTCGCCATGGCCCGTCAGTCGGCGACGCAGCATCTGGACGTCCTCGTACGGGCCGGCCTCGTGATCGTCGTGCGACGCGGACGGGAGCGGCTGCACTACCTGGATCCGGGACCGATCCACCGGATCGAGGAGCGCTGGATCTCCGAGTTCGACAGGCCCCGGCTGCAAGCGCTCAGCGCCATCAAGCACAAGGCAGAGGAGTACGCCATGACCGACGCATCACCGTCCGTACCGACCTACGTCTACGTCACCTACATCCGCGCGAGCGCGGAGCAGGTGTGGAAGGCCCTGACGGACGCGGACCTGACCGCGCGTTTCTGGGGCCACGCCAACGTCTCCGACTGGCAGCCCGGCTCTACGTGGGAGCACCGGCGCGTCGACGGATCGGACAAGGTCGACGTCGTCGGCCGGGTGATCGAGAGCGAGCCCCCGAAGCGCCTGGTCATCACCTTCGAGGACCCGCAGGGGGCCGGGTCGCCGGAAGGAGCCTCGGTCGTCACCTTCCTCGTGGAACCGCACCAGGACATCGTCCGCCTCACGGTGACCCACGAGAACCTGCCCGACCAGGAGATGCTCGACGGAATCTCGCAGGGATGGCCGGCTGTGCTCGCCAACCTCAAGTCGCTGCTCGAGACCGGTGAGGTCCTCCCGCAGGCGCCGTGGGACATGTAG
- a CDS encoding helix-turn-helix domain-containing protein: MAADNALGGRLDDDDYPAYTMGRAAEMLGTTPGFLRAIGEARLITPLRSEGGHRRYSRYQLRIAARARELVDQGTPVEAACRIVILEDQLEEARRINAEIRRAAGQPVESSGEVSG, translated from the coding sequence ATGGCAGCGGATAATGCGCTCGGTGGCCGACTCGACGACGATGACTACCCCGCCTACACGATGGGACGGGCCGCCGAGATGCTGGGCACCACGCCCGGCTTCCTCCGCGCGATCGGTGAGGCGCGGCTGATCACCCCGCTGCGCTCCGAGGGTGGTCACCGGCGCTACTCGCGGTACCAGCTGCGGATCGCGGCCCGCGCGCGTGAACTCGTCGACCAGGGCACCCCGGTCGAAGCCGCCTGCCGCATCGTCATCCTCGAGGACCAGCTCGAAGAGGCGCGGCGCATCAACGCCGAGATCCGGCGAGCCGCCGGTCAGCCGGTCGAGAGCTCCGGCGAGGTCTCCGGCTGA
- a CDS encoding sensor histidine kinase — MDRAPGWSVRLKLTLSYAGFLLLAGVMLIAAVWVFLLSNLPEVTSSIGGLQVRAVLARDFAAGAAVVMAFLLVFGLVGGWLLAGRMLAPLTRITDATQRAANGSLSHRIRLEGRNDEFRALADAFDDMLAQLEAHVAEQRRFAANASHELRTPLAISKALLDVARTDPNHDRGEIIDRLHAVNTRAIDLTEALLLLSRAEQRSFTRQPVDLSLLVEEATETLLPLAEKRGVTFETSGDIALATGSQALLLQMTTNLVHNAVVHNLPERGTVRIATGVRPEGVVLTVENTGEKLPPALVPTLTEPFRRGSERVRTDHAGVGLGLAIVKSIAHVHDGTLTITPRAAGGLRITVELPAAAPQTGRHP, encoded by the coding sequence GTGGATAGGGCGCCCGGGTGGAGCGTTCGCCTCAAACTCACCCTCAGCTACGCCGGGTTCCTCCTGCTGGCCGGGGTCATGCTGATCGCGGCGGTGTGGGTGTTCCTGCTGAGCAACCTGCCCGAGGTGACGAGCAGCATCGGCGGACTGCAGGTCCGTGCCGTCCTCGCGCGCGACTTCGCGGCGGGGGCAGCCGTGGTCATGGCGTTCCTGCTGGTGTTCGGCCTCGTGGGAGGGTGGCTGCTCGCCGGCCGCATGCTCGCCCCGCTGACCCGCATCACGGACGCCACACAGCGTGCCGCGAACGGATCGCTCTCCCACCGGATCCGACTGGAGGGGCGCAACGACGAGTTCCGCGCACTTGCCGACGCCTTCGACGACATGCTCGCGCAGCTCGAAGCACACGTCGCCGAGCAGCGGAGATTCGCGGCCAACGCCTCGCACGAGCTGCGCACCCCGCTGGCGATCTCGAAGGCGCTTCTCGACGTGGCCCGCACCGATCCCAACCACGACCGCGGCGAAATCATCGACCGCCTCCATGCCGTCAACACCCGGGCGATCGACCTCACCGAGGCGCTCCTCCTGCTCAGCCGCGCCGAGCAGCGGTCCTTCACCCGGCAGCCCGTCGACCTGTCCCTCCTCGTGGAGGAGGCCACGGAAACACTGCTCCCGCTCGCCGAGAAGCGTGGTGTCACCTTCGAAACCTCAGGTGACATCGCCCTGGCCACCGGGTCGCAGGCGCTCCTGCTGCAGATGACGACGAACCTCGTGCACAACGCCGTCGTGCACAATCTGCCCGAGCGGGGCACGGTGCGGATCGCGACCGGCGTCCGCCCCGAGGGCGTGGTGCTCACGGTCGAGAACACCGGCGAGAAGCTCCCCCCGGCGTTGGTCCCGACACTCACCGAACCGTTCCGGCGCGGCAGCGAACGCGTGCGCACCGACCACGCGGGTGTCGGCCTCGGCCTGGCCATCGTCAAGAGCATCGCCCACGTGCACGACGGCACGCTCACGATCACGCCGCGCGCCGCGGGCGGACTCCGCATCACCGTGGAGCTGCCGGCGGCAGCCCCGCAGACCGGCAGGCACCCCTGA
- a CDS encoding response regulator transcription factor: protein MRVLIVEDEPYMAEAIRDGLRLEAIAADIAGDGDTALELLSVNAYDIAVLDRDVPGPSGDEIAERIVASGSGMPILMLTAADRLDDKASGFELGADDYLTKPFELRELALRLRALDRRRAHNRPPVREIAGLRLDPFRREVHREGRYVALTRKQFAVLEVLVAAEGGVVSAEELLARAWDENADPFTNAVRITVSALRKRLGEPWIIATVPGVGYRIDARPQAGHGSGSVGGDRG, encoded by the coding sequence ATGCGTGTGCTGATCGTCGAGGACGAGCCCTATATGGCAGAGGCCATCCGCGACGGCCTGCGGCTGGAAGCCATCGCGGCGGACATCGCGGGTGACGGCGACACCGCTCTGGAGCTGCTGAGCGTCAACGCCTACGACATCGCCGTCCTCGACCGGGACGTCCCCGGCCCCTCGGGTGACGAGATCGCCGAACGCATCGTCGCCTCGGGCAGCGGCATGCCGATCCTCATGCTCACCGCGGCCGACCGCCTCGACGACAAGGCGTCCGGGTTCGAACTCGGCGCCGACGACTACCTCACGAAACCGTTCGAACTCCGAGAGCTCGCGCTGCGGCTCAGAGCGCTCGACCGCAGGCGTGCGCACAACAGGCCACCCGTGCGGGAGATCGCGGGTCTGCGGCTGGATCCGTTCCGCAGGGAGGTCCACCGGGAGGGCCGTTACGTCGCGCTGACCAGGAAGCAGTTCGCCGTGCTCGAAGTGCTCGTCGCCGCCGAAGGCGGTGTCGTCAGTGCCGAGGAACTCCTGGCACGCGCGTGGGACGAGAACGCCGACCCGTTCACCAACGCCGTGCGGATCACCGTCTCGGCGCTGCGGAAGCGGCTCGGCGAACCCTGGATCATCGCCACCGTGCCGGGCGTCGGCTACCGCATCGACGCGCGACCGCAGGCCGGGCACGGGAGCGGAAGCGTGGGCGGGGACCGTGGATAG
- a CDS encoding endonuclease/exonuclease/phosphatase family protein has product MTRVATAETGQDDAAARQDSGSGIRSTGVRRAVRAVSRPGQWKRGPVLAASALLLGLFMLLHAQITDFGGLGSLVETFLPWFGLFVPVLLAWALWRRSPSAVVALLLPAVVWLNLFGGLLGDRSHPGGDLTVAQHNVGEGNPDPVGTARDLAASGADVLALVELTHQVRGTYEKELAEAYPYHTVQGTVGLWSKLPLSDTRPVDTRMDYGPLGDTKPAEVKMAYNRALRTTVATDQGPLAVYAAHLGSVRLMPRGGFWTDSRDRNAQALGEALAAERNERVVLLGDLNGTTDDRAFAGITSLMRSAQDEAGDGFGFTWPAKFPVVRIDQILVRGVEPQSSWVLPATGSDHLPVAARISW; this is encoded by the coding sequence ATGACGCGGGTGGCCACGGCGGAGACCGGGCAGGACGACGCCGCCGCCCGCCAGGATTCAGGCTCCGGTATCCGCAGCACAGGCGTCCGCCGGGCGGTCCGCGCCGTCTCCCGGCCGGGACAGTGGAAGCGCGGCCCGGTGCTCGCGGCGTCGGCGCTGCTGCTGGGCCTGTTCATGCTGCTGCACGCGCAGATCACGGACTTCGGGGGCCTCGGCAGCCTGGTGGAGACCTTCCTGCCGTGGTTCGGCCTGTTCGTCCCGGTGCTGCTGGCCTGGGCGCTGTGGCGCCGCTCCCCCTCCGCGGTGGTCGCGCTGCTGCTGCCGGCCGTGGTGTGGCTGAACCTCTTCGGCGGGCTGCTCGGCGACAGGTCCCACCCGGGCGGCGACCTCACCGTGGCCCAGCACAACGTCGGTGAGGGCAACCCGGACCCCGTCGGCACCGCCCGCGACCTGGCCGCCTCCGGGGCGGACGTGCTGGCGCTGGTGGAGCTGACCCACCAGGTCCGGGGCACGTACGAGAAGGAGCTGGCGGAGGCGTACCCGTACCACACGGTGCAGGGCACGGTCGGGCTGTGGAGCAAGCTGCCGCTGTCGGACACCCGGCCGGTCGACACCCGGATGGACTACGGGCCGCTGGGGGACACCAAGCCGGCCGAGGTCAAGATGGCCTACAACCGGGCGCTGCGCACCACGGTTGCCACGGATCAAGGGCCGCTGGCGGTCTATGCCGCCCACCTGGGATCCGTACGGCTGATGCCCAGAGGGGGCTTCTGGACGGACAGCCGGGACCGCAACGCACAGGCGCTCGGCGAGGCCCTCGCCGCCGAACGGAACGAGCGGGTGGTGCTGCTCGGCGACCTGAACGGCACCACGGACGACCGCGCGTTCGCCGGCATCACCTCGCTGATGCGCTCGGCCCAGGACGAGGCCGGGGACGGCTTCGGCTTCACCTGGCCGGCGAAGTTCCCGGTGGTGCGGATCGACCAGATCCTGGTCCGCGGCGTGGAGCCGCAGAGCTCGTGGGTGCTGCCGGCCACCGGCAGCGACCACCTGCCGGTGGCAGCCCGGATCAGCTGGTGA
- a CDS encoding SCO5918 family protein, whose translation MRCVIARFPFDLTKSGVLESMKGVKPEPITGEFVVIGRRQYPVKQVGAVITRQDRRDFSAGEVVRAMTGLGFTCRSAVPAAPVGVLTPLQQAHASLGSTVAG comes from the coding sequence ATGCGCTGCGTCATCGCTCGCTTCCCCTTCGATCTGACCAAGAGTGGCGTGCTGGAGTCGATGAAGGGCGTCAAGCCCGAGCCGATCACCGGTGAATTCGTGGTCATCGGCCGCCGTCAGTACCCCGTCAAGCAGGTGGGCGCGGTCATCACCCGACAGGACCGCCGTGACTTCAGCGCGGGCGAGGTCGTCCGGGCGATGACAGGACTCGGCTTCACCTGCCGGTCCGCCGTCCCGGCAGCGCCCGTCGGCGTGCTCACCCCGCTCCAGCAGGCGCACGCCTCGCTCGGCAGCACGGTGGCCGGCTGA
- a CDS encoding CBS domain-containing protein: protein MAPVQLKHRPVGTSSGDRSAAGLVPAAGPKAGCDTTAKVWGDMTVEVALSVMAGARSGHLLICDADDRCTGSVTLAQLVAVRDSAVRTDTVRLSDLAAPSR, encoded by the coding sequence TTGGCACCGGTTCAGCTGAAGCACCGTCCGGTCGGCACGAGCTCCGGCGACAGGTCGGCGGCCGGCCTCGTGCCGGCGGCCGGACCGAAGGCCGGTTGCGACACGACCGCGAAGGTCTGGGGCGACATGACCGTGGAGGTGGCGCTGTCCGTGATGGCCGGCGCCCGCTCCGGGCACCTGCTCATCTGCGACGCGGACGACCGGTGCACCGGATCCGTCACCCTGGCGCAGCTCGTCGCCGTACGCGACAGCGCCGTCCGCACGGACACCGTGCGCCTCAGCGATCTCGCCGCTCCCTCCCGTTGA
- a CDS encoding DEAD/DEAH box helicase: MNRTRTDDRYSRTRSGGGSGRGSRFGSSAPTRSGGSGRSGGSGRSGGYGRRPAAAQGEFALPVTVTPALPAVERFADLDMPEQLLAALAAQGVTVPFPIQGATLPNTLAGRDVLGRGRTGSGKTLAFGLAMLAGTAGKRAEPRLPLALVLVPTRELAQQVTDALTPYARSLKLRLATVVGGMSIGRQAGALRSGAEVVVATPGRLKDLIQRGDCRLDQVAVTVLDEADQMADMGFMPQVTALLDQVRPDGQRMLFSATLDRNVDLLVRRYLNDPVVHSVDPSAGAVTTMEHHVLHVDSADKHATTTEIAARDGRVIMFLDTKHAVDRLTKDLLNSGVRAAGLHGGKSQPQRNRTLTQFKSGHVTVLVATNVAARGIHVDNLDLVVNVDPPTDPKDYLHRGGRTARAGESGSVVTLVTPNQRRDMARLLTHAGVRPVTTQVRSGGAELNRITGAQAPSGTPVVITAPVTERPARSAGSRNRRSRSSQAPRRAPRRQAAVGTAA, from the coding sequence ATGAACCGCACACGTACCGACGACCGTTATTCCCGCACCCGTAGCGGTGGTGGCTCCGGCCGGGGCAGCCGTTTCGGCTCGTCGGCTCCCACCCGTTCCGGTGGTTCCGGCCGTTCCGGTGGTTCCGGTCGCTCCGGCGGTTACGGCCGCAGGCCCGCCGCGGCGCAGGGCGAGTTCGCCCTCCCCGTCACCGTCACCCCCGCTCTGCCGGCCGTCGAGCGGTTCGCCGATCTCGACATGCCCGAGCAGCTGCTCGCGGCGCTCGCCGCCCAGGGCGTCACCGTGCCGTTCCCCATCCAGGGGGCGACGTTGCCGAACACCCTCGCCGGCCGTGACGTGCTCGGCCGCGGCCGCACCGGCTCGGGCAAGACCCTCGCCTTCGGTCTGGCCATGCTGGCCGGTACCGCCGGCAAGCGCGCAGAGCCCAGGCTTCCGCTCGCCCTGGTCCTCGTCCCGACGCGGGAGCTGGCCCAGCAGGTCACCGACGCGCTCACCCCGTACGCCCGGTCGCTGAAGCTGCGGCTGGCCACGGTCGTCGGCGGCATGTCGATCGGCCGCCAGGCCGGCGCGCTGCGCAGCGGCGCCGAGGTCGTCGTGGCGACGCCCGGACGGCTGAAGGACCTGATCCAGCGCGGCGACTGCCGGCTCGACCAGGTCGCCGTGACCGTCCTCGACGAGGCGGACCAGATGGCCGACATGGGCTTCATGCCCCAGGTCACCGCCCTCCTCGACCAGGTCCGCCCGGACGGCCAGCGGATGCTGTTCTCCGCCACCCTCGACCGCAACGTCGACCTGCTGGTGCGCCGATACCTGAACGATCCGGTCGTGCACTCCGTCGACCCGTCGGCCGGCGCCGTCACGACGATGGAGCACCACGTGCTGCACGTCGACAGCGCCGACAAGCACGCCACCACGACGGAGATCGCGGCCCGCGACGGCCGCGTGATCATGTTCCTGGACACCAAGCACGCGGTGGACCGGCTGACGAAGGACCTGCTCAACAGCGGCGTACGGGCCGCGGGCCTGCACGGCGGCAAGTCCCAGCCGCAGCGGAACCGCACGCTGACGCAGTTCAAGAGCGGGCACGTCACCGTGCTCGTCGCCACGAACGTCGCCGCCCGCGGCATCCACGTCGACAACCTCGACCTCGTCGTCAACGTCGACCCGCCGACCGACCCCAAGGACTACCTGCACCGCGGCGGCCGTACCGCCCGGGCCGGCGAGTCCGGCAGCGTCGTCACCCTGGTGACCCCCAACCAGCGCCGTGACATGGCCCGTCTCCTGACGCACGCCGGGGTCCGCCCGGTGACCACCCAGGTCAGGTCCGGCGGCGCCGAGCTGAACCGCATCACCGGCGCGCAGGCCCCGTCCGGCACACCGGTCGTCATCACGGCACCGGTGACCGAGCGTCCCGCGCGCAGCGCCGGCTCCCGTAACCGGCGCAGCCGTTCGTCCCAGGCGCCGCGCCGTGCTCCCCGGCGGCAGGCCGCCGTCGGCACCGCGGCCTAG
- a CDS encoding cold-shock protein: MASGVVKWFNAEKGFGFIEQDGGGPDVFAHYSNIAAQGFRELLEGQKVNFDIAQGQKGPTAENIVPA; the protein is encoded by the coding sequence ATGGCATCTGGCGTCGTGAAGTGGTTCAACGCGGAAAAGGGCTTCGGCTTCATCGAGCAGGACGGTGGCGGGCCTGACGTGTTCGCCCACTACTCGAACATCGCCGCCCAGGGCTTCCGTGAGCTGCTGGAAGGCCAGAAGGTGAACTTCGACATCGCGCAGGGCCAGAAGGGCCCGACCGCCGAGAACATCGTTCCGGCCTGA
- a CDS encoding pyruvate carboxylase: MFGKVLVANRGEIAIRAFRAAFELGISTVAVFPYEDRNSLHRAKADEAYQIGEPGHPVRAYLSVDEVIKAARKAGADAIYPGYGFLSENPDLAAACAEAGIAFVGPPASVLHLTGNKSRAVAAAREAGVPVLKSSEPSEDVDTLVAASKDIGFPVFVKAVAGGGGRGMRRVAEPSELREAIDAAMREARSAFGDATVFLEQAVVNPRHIEVQILADAEGNVVHLYERDCSVQRRHQKVVEIAPAPNLDPELRARICADAVAFARHIGYVNAGTVEFLVDERGNHVFIEMNPRIQVEHTVTEQVTGRDLVIGQLRIAAGMTLPELRLTQDDIVLNGSALQCRITTEDPANGFRPDTGTISAYRSPGGPGVRLDGGTVHTGAEVSAHFDSMLVKLTCHGHDFANAARRARRAIAEFRIRGVATNLPFLGAVLDHPDFRDGRITTSFIDEHPELMRARPSADRGSRMLSYLAEITVNQPYGPRPDVIDPADKLPAVPLAEPPAGSRQRLAALGPEAFAAELRAQSAVAVTDTTFRDAHQSLLATRVRTRDLLAVAPHVAHSAPQLLSLECWGGATYDVALRFLAEDPWERLAKIREAVPNICTQMLLRGRNTVGYTPYPTEVTEAFVAEAARTGMDIFRIFDALNDVSQMRPAIDAVRATGTSVAEVALCYTADLSDPRETLYTLDYYLRLAEQIVDAGAHVLAIKDMAGLLRPPAARTLVTALRERFDLPVHLHTHDTAGGQLGTLIAAIDAGVDAVDAAVASMAGTTSQPPLSALVAATDHTERATGLSLQAVGDLEPYWEATRKVYAPFESGLASPTGRIYHHEIPGGQLSNLRQQAIALGLGDRFELIEDCYAAADRMLGRLVKVTPSSKVVGDLALHLVGAGVSAADFESDPGKFDVPDSVIGFLRGELGDPPGGWPEPFRTRALQGRPAKADTPQLSDEDREGLAQSPRATLNRLLFPGPTKEFNAHREAYGDTSVLPTRDFLYGLETETEHTVTLEPGVTLLIELEAVSDADERGYRSVLATLNGQLRPVSVRDRSVATEVKAAEKADRGNEGHVAAPFAGVVTLQVEEGASVSAGQTVATIEAMKMEASITAQSSGTVRRLAIGRIQQVEAGDLLIEIG; this comes from the coding sequence ATGTTCGGCAAGGTATTGGTCGCCAACCGCGGCGAGATCGCGATCCGCGCCTTCCGCGCGGCGTTCGAGCTCGGAATCTCCACAGTGGCGGTGTTCCCCTACGAGGACCGCAACTCCCTCCATCGGGCCAAGGCCGACGAGGCGTACCAGATCGGGGAGCCCGGTCATCCCGTGCGGGCCTACCTCTCGGTGGACGAGGTGATCAAGGCGGCCCGTAAGGCGGGGGCCGACGCCATCTACCCGGGTTACGGCTTCCTTTCCGAGAACCCCGACCTCGCCGCCGCGTGCGCGGAGGCCGGTATCGCCTTCGTCGGGCCGCCGGCGTCGGTGCTGCACCTGACCGGGAACAAGTCCCGGGCGGTCGCGGCCGCCCGGGAGGCGGGCGTACCGGTGCTGAAGTCCTCCGAACCGTCGGAGGACGTCGACACGCTCGTCGCCGCCTCGAAGGACATCGGCTTCCCCGTCTTCGTGAAGGCCGTCGCGGGCGGTGGCGGACGCGGTATGCGCCGGGTCGCCGAGCCCTCGGAGCTGCGCGAGGCGATCGACGCGGCGATGCGCGAGGCGCGCTCCGCCTTCGGCGACGCGACGGTCTTCCTGGAGCAGGCGGTGGTCAACCCCCGCCACATCGAGGTGCAGATCCTCGCCGACGCCGAGGGCAACGTCGTGCACCTCTACGAGCGGGACTGCTCGGTGCAGCGCCGCCACCAGAAGGTCGTCGAGATCGCGCCCGCCCCGAACCTCGACCCGGAACTGCGGGCGCGGATCTGCGCCGACGCCGTCGCCTTCGCACGCCACATCGGCTACGTGAACGCGGGCACCGTCGAATTCCTCGTCGACGAGCGCGGCAACCACGTCTTCATCGAGATGAACCCGCGCATCCAGGTCGAGCACACCGTGACCGAACAGGTCACCGGGCGCGACCTCGTCATCGGACAGCTGCGCATCGCCGCCGGCATGACGCTGCCCGAACTGCGCCTCACGCAGGACGACATCGTCCTCAACGGGTCCGCCCTGCAGTGCCGCATCACCACCGAGGACCCCGCCAACGGCTTCCGGCCCGACACCGGCACCATCTCCGCCTACCGCTCCCCCGGCGGACCCGGCGTCCGGCTCGACGGCGGCACCGTCCACACCGGCGCGGAGGTCTCGGCACACTTCGACTCGATGCTCGTCAAGCTCACCTGCCACGGGCACGACTTCGCCAACGCGGCCCGCCGGGCGCGCCGGGCCATCGCCGAGTTCCGCATCCGGGGCGTGGCCACCAACCTGCCCTTCCTGGGCGCCGTACTGGACCACCCCGATTTCCGGGACGGGCGGATCACCACCAGCTTCATCGACGAGCACCCGGAGCTGATGCGGGCCCGTCCTTCGGCCGACCGCGGCAGCCGGATGCTCAGCTACCTCGCCGAGATCACCGTCAACCAGCCGTACGGTCCGCGCCCCGACGTCATCGACCCGGCGGACAAGCTGCCCGCCGTCCCGCTCGCGGAGCCGCCCGCCGGGTCGCGGCAGCGCCTCGCCGCCCTCGGTCCGGAGGCGTTCGCCGCCGAGCTGCGCGCCCAGTCGGCCGTCGCCGTCACCGACACGACGTTCCGCGACGCCCACCAGTCCCTGCTGGCGACCCGGGTCCGTACCCGCGACCTGCTGGCCGTCGCCCCGCACGTCGCCCACAGCGCCCCGCAGCTGCTGAGCCTCGAGTGCTGGGGCGGCGCCACCTACGACGTGGCGCTGCGCTTCCTCGCGGAGGACCCGTGGGAGCGGCTGGCCAAGATCCGGGAGGCCGTGCCCAACATCTGCACCCAGATGCTGCTGCGCGGCCGCAACACGGTCGGCTACACGCCCTACCCGACCGAGGTCACGGAGGCGTTCGTCGCCGAGGCCGCGCGGACCGGGATGGACATCTTCCGGATCTTCGACGCCCTCAACGACGTGTCCCAGATGCGCCCGGCGATCGACGCCGTACGCGCCACCGGCACCTCGGTCGCCGAGGTCGCCCTCTGCTACACCGCCGACCTCTCCGACCCCCGCGAGACCCTCTACACGCTGGACTACTACCTGCGTCTCGCCGAGCAGATCGTGGACGCGGGCGCCCATGTCCTCGCCATCAAGGACATGGCCGGGCTGCTGCGCCCGCCCGCCGCGCGCACCCTCGTCACCGCGCTGCGCGAGCGGTTCGACCTGCCGGTCCACCTGCACACGCACGACACCGCGGGCGGGCAGCTCGGCACGCTGATCGCCGCCATCGACGCGGGGGTCGACGCCGTCGACGCGGCGGTCGCCTCCATGGCCGGCACCACCAGCCAGCCTCCGCTGTCGGCGCTGGTCGCCGCCACCGACCACACGGAGCGCGCGACCGGTCTGTCCCTCCAGGCCGTCGGCGACCTCGAGCCCTACTGGGAGGCGACCCGCAAGGTGTACGCCCCCTTCGAGTCCGGTCTCGCCTCGCCCACCGGCCGGATCTACCACCACGAGATCCCCGGCGGGCAGCTGTCCAACCTGCGTCAGCAGGCCATCGCCCTCGGTCTGGGCGACCGCTTCGAACTCATCGAGGACTGCTACGCCGCGGCCGACCGGATGCTCGGCCGGCTGGTGAAGGTGACGCCGTCCTCGAAGGTGGTCGGCGACCTGGCGCTCCACCTCGTGGGCGCCGGCGTCTCGGCGGCGGACTTCGAGTCGGACCCGGGCAAGTTCGACGTACCGGACTCGGTGATCGGCTTCCTGCGCGGCGAGCTGGGCGACCCGCCCGGCGGCTGGCCGGAGCCGTTCCGCACCCGCGCGCTCCAGGGCCGGCCGGCGAAGGCCGACACGCCCCAGCTGTCGGACGAGGACCGCGAGGGTCTCGCGCAGTCGCCGCGGGCGACCTTGAACCGGCTGCTCTTCCCCGGCCCCACCAAGGAGTTCAACGCGCACCGCGAGGCGTACGGCGACACCTCCGTCCTGCCGACGCGGGACTTCCTGTACGGACTGGAGACGGAGACCGAGCACACCGTCACGCTCGAGCCCGGCGTCACGCTGCTCATCGAGCTGGAAGCCGTCTCCGACGCCGACGAGCGCGGCTACCGCAGCGTACTGGCCACGCTCAACGGCCAGTTGCGGCCGGTTTCGGTGCGCGACAGGTCCGTCGCGACCGAGGTCAAGGCGGCGGAGAAGGCGGACCGGGGCAACGAGGGCCACGTCGCGGCTCCGTTCGCCGGCGTGGTCACACTCCAGGTGGAGGAGGGCGCGTCGGTGTCGGCCGGCCAGACCGTCGCCACCATCGAGGCGATGAAGATGGAGGCGTCGATCACCGCCCAGAGCTCGGGCACGGTCCGCCGCCTCGCGATCGGCAGGATCCAGCAGGTCGAGGCGGGCGATCTGCTCATCGAAATCGGCTGA